In Dysgonomonadaceae bacterium zrk40, one genomic interval encodes:
- a CDS encoding SDR family NAD(P)-dependent oxidoreductase, translated as MSTKPVIWITGASSGIGEATAFRFAQEQASLILTATRTERLAEVQQECIRRGARCEILPCDLSELSTLDAVTDKALAFFGRINIAFLNAGISQRTKVLDTSPLVDQKIMNLNFFAPTMIARRLLPPMIAQGGGTIAVTTSIAGRFGFPLRSAYASSKFALYGFFETLQAEYHDDRIRVVMVCPGRVQTQISVNALEGDGKKHGRMDEGQQNGITAEKAARKIVKAIKKQKPEVLVGGPELLMVYIKRFLPALSRRLVRRINAT; from the coding sequence ATGTCAACCAAACCCGTCATATGGATCACGGGAGCTTCCTCCGGAATCGGGGAGGCGACTGCCTTCCGGTTCGCACAGGAGCAGGCAAGCCTCATCCTCACCGCCACGCGGACAGAGCGGCTGGCAGAGGTACAACAGGAGTGCATCCGACGGGGAGCACGCTGCGAGATACTGCCCTGTGACCTCTCAGAGCTGAGCACCCTCGATGCGGTGACCGACAAGGCGCTGGCATTCTTCGGCAGGATCAATATCGCCTTCCTCAACGCCGGCATCAGCCAGCGGACGAAGGTGCTGGATACCTCCCCGCTTGTGGACCAGAAAATAATGAACCTCAACTTCTTTGCACCAACAATGATTGCCCGACGCCTACTGCCACCGATGATTGCACAGGGAGGCGGCACGATAGCCGTCACCACCAGCATCGCCGGTCGTTTCGGCTTCCCGCTTCGGTCGGCATACGCCTCCTCCAAGTTCGCGCTCTACGGCTTCTTTGAAACCTTGCAGGCTGAGTATCATGACGACCGCATCCGGGTTGTGATGGTTTGCCCCGGCAGGGTGCAAACGCAGATCTCCGTCAACGCGCTGGAGGGCGATGGCAAGAAGCACGGCAGGATGGATGAGGGGCAGCAGAACGGAATCACCGCGGAGAAGGCTGCCCGCAAGATCGTGAAGGCAATCAAAAAGCAGAAGCCGGAGGTGCTGGTAGGAGGTCCCGAGCTGCTGATGGTCTACATCAAACGATTCCTGCCGGCGCTATCGCGCAGGCTGGTACGTCGTATCAACGCTACCTGA